In the genome of Hymenobacter taeanensis, one region contains:
- a CDS encoding SusC/RagA family TonB-linked outer membrane protein produces MPHAYLFAERRSYCWMWVALLLLWLGAMQPVLAQNTRYTIKGRVLDARAEGLPGATVRLLNTVLGVTSNSEGRFELTAGLDPGTYQLELSSVGYSPVRRRVVLGTETTVTVPDVTLSEDLVRLNDVVVTGTSVATSKKQLGNTIATVSGEELRTTVPTQIDQALQGKFAGVQITQNSGNPAGGISVRLRGPSTVAGSSDPLYIIDGVIINNDSPQLLDLGGYAQNRLVDISPNDIDRIEVIKGAAAAAIYGSRASNGVVQIFTKRGKEGKPQVTVSSQFLTSQIRKTLDYNEYPFRFTNTIATDLSQVPVQRYDYQKQIFRTAIGTDNYVSVTGGSTGTKYFASGNYFNNQGIVKNTDFNRGGGRLRLQQTLGSKASLSVGANYALSQSQEVPNGGINEAYGALTGFIFSNNFIDPSPDPITGRYPSTALNIARTNPLEAINRFNFRQRTSRFIGDAQLNLTPFAGFTIDYVLGYDASTQVATGFIPTNSTAPTYTTGLARRADRTSFLVNNDLTFSYKRDFTEWLASTTTAGGTLQYERALSTGIQSINLAPVVEIINGTTVAGEERSERTIQGAFIQQTFGFYNRLFLTAAARVDAASVYGANNRTQFYPKLSGSYVVSEENFWKESALSRFIPQLKLRASYGEAGNLTAIGSYQRFTNFNPLIQGALPGLGTSTLQGNNNLKPERQKEFEVGTDLSLFNDRIGIEFSYYNKRVQDLLLQRDLNFSSGFLNRFDNIGNMRNRGVELLVRATAVKTEAVTWNITGTFSHNKNRITNIPGGVVTFPNGFGLVAGVEGYPLGTYYGTYSARKPDGSLLLTPGGLPQRERGVQGTFGAANTPQRAADGQPSGALLNAVLGDPNPRYVASLINEVGLLNGRLSLRVQFDTQQDFDVFNFTQRVGSRDIFGGLAQYEPELRGEVPKGTSVATYNTFDRWIEDGSFIKLREASVSYLLTPKFLGMRDLRFSVAGRNLWVITNYSGYDPEVSAAGQSNAVRGFDFVEVPIPRSVSVGFNASF; encoded by the coding sequence ATGCCACACGCCTACCTTTTTGCGGAACGCCGCAGTTACTGTTGGATGTGGGTAGCGCTGCTCCTGCTCTGGCTGGGAGCTATGCAGCCCGTTTTGGCTCAGAATACCCGCTACACCATTAAGGGCCGCGTGCTTGATGCCCGGGCAGAAGGATTACCCGGAGCCACCGTGCGCCTGCTCAACACAGTGCTGGGGGTTACCTCCAACAGTGAAGGGCGCTTCGAGCTAACTGCTGGCCTAGATCCCGGAACATACCAGCTTGAACTTAGCTCAGTGGGCTACAGCCCCGTGCGCCGAAGAGTAGTGCTGGGTACTGAAACCACCGTTACGGTACCCGACGTGACGCTGAGCGAAGACCTGGTTCGGCTGAATGATGTGGTCGTGACGGGTACCTCCGTAGCTACCAGCAAGAAGCAGCTCGGCAATACTATTGCTACCGTTTCGGGCGAGGAGCTGCGCACTACCGTACCTACCCAGATTGACCAAGCCCTGCAGGGCAAGTTTGCCGGCGTGCAGATCACCCAAAACTCCGGTAACCCCGCCGGCGGCATCTCGGTGCGCTTGCGCGGGCCCAGCACCGTGGCGGGCTCCTCTGATCCGCTGTATATCATTGACGGGGTAATCATCAACAACGACTCCCCGCAGCTCCTCGACCTGGGCGGCTACGCCCAAAACCGGCTCGTAGATATCAGTCCCAACGATATTGATCGGATTGAAGTGATTAAGGGCGCTGCCGCCGCCGCTATTTACGGGTCACGGGCTTCCAACGGCGTAGTGCAGATTTTCACGAAGCGTGGTAAGGAAGGCAAGCCCCAGGTCACGGTGTCGTCGCAGTTCCTGACTTCCCAGATCCGCAAAACGCTTGATTACAACGAGTACCCTTTTCGCTTCACCAACACCATTGCCACTGATCTAAGCCAAGTGCCGGTGCAGCGCTACGACTACCAAAAGCAGATTTTCCGCACCGCAATTGGCACCGATAATTACGTATCGGTGACGGGTGGCAGCACGGGCACCAAGTACTTTGCTTCGGGCAACTACTTCAATAACCAGGGTATTGTCAAGAACACTGACTTCAACCGGGGCGGTGGCCGGCTGCGGCTTCAGCAAACCCTGGGCTCGAAAGCTAGCCTGAGTGTGGGGGCCAACTACGCCCTGAGCCAAAGCCAGGAAGTGCCCAACGGCGGCATCAATGAGGCCTACGGCGCCCTCACGGGCTTTATCTTCTCGAATAACTTCATTGACCCCAGCCCCGACCCCATAACCGGCCGCTACCCCAGCACCGCCCTAAACATTGCGCGTACCAACCCCCTAGAGGCCATCAACCGCTTTAACTTCCGCCAGCGCACGTCTCGCTTTATTGGGGATGCTCAGCTGAACCTCACCCCTTTTGCGGGCTTCACCATCGACTACGTGCTGGGCTATGACGCCAGCACCCAGGTAGCCACGGGCTTCATTCCCACTAACAGCACGGCGCCCACCTATACCACTGGCCTTGCCCGCCGCGCTGACCGCACCTCCTTCCTCGTCAACAACGACCTGACCTTCAGCTATAAGCGAGATTTCACGGAATGGCTGGCCAGCACCACCACGGCGGGCGGCACGCTACAGTATGAGCGGGCCCTCTCTACGGGCATTCAGTCCATCAACCTGGCGCCGGTGGTAGAAATTATCAATGGCACCACGGTAGCTGGAGAGGAGCGCTCGGAGCGTACCATTCAGGGTGCCTTCATTCAGCAAACGTTTGGGTTTTACAACCGGTTATTCCTGACTGCTGCCGCTCGTGTGGATGCTGCCTCAGTGTACGGCGCAAACAACCGCACCCAATTCTACCCCAAGCTCAGTGGTTCCTACGTGGTATCGGAGGAAAACTTCTGGAAGGAAAGTGCCCTATCCCGCTTCATTCCGCAGCTTAAGCTGCGTGCCTCCTATGGCGAAGCCGGCAACCTCACGGCCATTGGCTCTTACCAGCGCTTCACCAACTTCAACCCGTTAATTCAGGGCGCACTGCCAGGCCTGGGCACCTCTACCCTGCAGGGCAACAACAACCTGAAACCAGAGCGCCAGAAGGAGTTTGAAGTGGGTACCGACCTGAGCTTATTCAATGACCGGATAGGCATTGAATTTTCTTACTACAATAAGCGCGTTCAGGATCTGCTGCTACAGCGCGACTTAAACTTCAGCTCAGGCTTCCTGAACCGCTTCGACAACATTGGCAACATGCGCAACCGAGGCGTTGAGCTGCTAGTGCGCGCTACGGCCGTGAAAACAGAGGCCGTTACCTGGAACATTACGGGCACGTTTAGTCACAATAAAAACCGTATCACCAACATTCCGGGCGGGGTCGTGACGTTTCCGAACGGATTCGGACTGGTGGCGGGCGTTGAAGGGTATCCGCTGGGTACCTATTACGGCACCTACTCGGCCCGCAAACCCGACGGCTCTCTGCTGCTCACCCCCGGCGGCCTGCCTCAGCGCGAGCGGGGCGTTCAGGGAACATTTGGGGCGGCCAACACACCCCAACGCGCCGCCGACGGGCAACCCTCCGGGGCTTTGCTGAACGCGGTGCTCGGCGACCCAAATCCGCGCTACGTGGCCTCACTTATCAACGAGGTGGGCCTGCTTAATGGTCGCCTTTCCTTGCGGGTGCAGTTTGATACCCAGCAGGATTTCGACGTGTTCAACTTCACCCAGCGTGTAGGTAGCCGCGACATTTTCGGGGGCCTGGCCCAGTATGAGCCAGAACTGCGCGGTGAGGTGCCCAAGGGTACCAGCGTGGCCACCTACAACACGTTTGATCGGTGGATTGAAGATGGCTCTTTTATCAAGCTGCGCGAGGCTTCTGTCAGCTACCTGCTTACGCCCAAGTTTCTGGGCATGCGCGACCTGCGCTTCTCCGTGGCCGGCCGCAACCTGTGGGTGATTACCAACTACAGCGGCTACGACCCTGAAGTAAGTGCCGCGGGCCAGAGCAACGCCGTGCGTGGCTTCGACTTCGTAGAGGTGCCTATCCCCCGGTCCGTGTCGGTGGGCTTCAACGCCTCGTTTTAA
- a CDS encoding anhydro-N-acetylmuramic acid kinase: protein MNPDLRRLYQFAQQPSRRIIGLMSGTSLDGLDVALCRLHGHGTTTRLELEHFATVPYHEDVRYRIRQVFAREQVSLEYLTLLNPWLGHLHADMILQCLEQWNIAPPEVDLIASHGQTVYHAPQHQHLRTDFNLNATLQLGDGDHVAVRTGIITLSDFRQKHIAAGGEGAPLAAYGDYLLLSSPKEERLLLNLGGIANFTYLPRAGQDASTAFSTDTGPGNTLLDATVRKHRPNLAYDEDGRLASAGQIHEGLLAELLGHPFFAATLPKTTGPELFGPAYLQQAQERSNTTGLGLEDTLATLTELSAMGVARAATQVFGPKPALSVYASGGGAHNPALRAALQRHLPACRFDTTETLGILPDAKEAILFALLANEAVAGQPVSIGAGRQRVPAVSMGKVSFPR from the coding sequence ATGAATCCAGACCTTCGCCGCCTCTATCAATTTGCTCAGCAGCCTAGCCGGCGGATTATTGGGCTAATGTCGGGTACTTCTCTGGATGGGCTGGATGTGGCGCTCTGCCGCCTGCATGGGCACGGCACTACTACGCGGCTGGAGCTGGAGCACTTTGCCACCGTACCCTACCACGAGGATGTGCGCTACCGCATCCGGCAGGTATTTGCCCGTGAGCAAGTGAGCCTGGAATATCTGACGCTGCTCAACCCCTGGCTAGGCCACCTGCACGCCGATATGATTCTGCAATGCCTGGAGCAGTGGAACATTGCCCCCCCGGAAGTAGACCTCATAGCCAGCCACGGCCAGACGGTGTACCACGCCCCCCAGCATCAACATCTACGCACCGATTTTAACCTAAACGCCACGCTACAACTAGGCGATGGTGACCATGTAGCCGTGCGCACCGGTATCATCACCCTCAGTGATTTTCGGCAGAAGCACATTGCAGCTGGTGGCGAGGGGGCTCCCCTGGCTGCCTACGGCGACTACCTTCTGCTCAGCAGCCCCAAGGAAGAACGCTTGCTCCTTAACCTGGGCGGCATTGCCAACTTCACGTACCTGCCCCGCGCCGGCCAGGATGCCAGTACGGCCTTCAGCACCGACACCGGCCCCGGCAACACCCTGCTCGATGCTACCGTGCGCAAGCACCGCCCCAACCTGGCCTACGATGAAGATGGCCGCTTAGCCAGTGCCGGCCAAATACACGAAGGCCTCTTAGCTGAGCTGCTAGGCCACCCCTTCTTTGCGGCAACACTACCCAAAACCACTGGTCCCGAACTCTTCGGACCCGCGTATCTGCAACAGGCGCAGGAGCGCAGCAATACCACTGGCTTAGGCCTGGAAGACACATTAGCAACGCTCACGGAATTGAGTGCTATGGGGGTGGCCCGAGCCGCAACGCAGGTTTTCGGACCTAAGCCGGCTTTATCGGTTTATGCCAGCGGAGGCGGTGCCCACAATCCGGCACTACGGGCGGCTCTGCAGCGCCACTTACCCGCTTGCCGCTTCGATACCACCGAGACCCTCGGAATATTACCCGATGCCAAGGAGGCTATCCTGTTTGCACTGCTGGCTAATGAAGCGGTAGCAGGCCAGCCAGTGAGCATTGGCGCGGGGCGCCAGCGGGTACCGGCGGTGAGCATGGGCAAGGTTTCGTTCCCCAGATAA
- the rpsK gene encoding 30S ribosomal protein S11: MAQKRKDKAKKRVVVVEPVGQVHIKASFNNIIISITNNNGQVISWASAGKMGFRGSKKNTPYAAQMAATDCGKVAHDLGMRKAEVFVKGPGAGRESAIRTLGNVGIEVTTIKDVTPLPHNGCRPPKRRRV; the protein is encoded by the coding sequence ATGGCACAAAAGAGAAAAGACAAAGCCAAGAAGCGCGTTGTCGTTGTTGAGCCGGTAGGCCAGGTTCATATTAAGGCCTCGTTCAACAACATCATCATTTCCATCACTAACAACAATGGCCAGGTAATTTCCTGGGCATCGGCTGGTAAGATGGGTTTCCGGGGTTCTAAGAAGAACACCCCCTACGCAGCTCAGATGGCTGCTACGGACTGCGGCAAAGTAGCTCATGACCTGGGCATGCGCAAAGCTGAAGTGTTCGTGAAGGGTCCGGGCGCTGGTCGCGAATCGGCTATTCGTACGCTGGGTAACGTGGGTATTGAGGTAACGACCATTAAGGACGTGACGCCGCTGCCCCACAACGGCTGCCGTCCTCCCAAACGTCGTCGCGTTTAG
- the eno gene encoding phosphopyruvate hydratase codes for MSIITEIHARQIFDSRGNPTVEVDVTTESGAVGRAAVPSGASTGKHEAVELRDDDKSKYMGKGVLKAVENVNSKIAEELIGFSVFEQGLLDKIMLELDGTPNKANLGANAILGASLAIARAAAAEVGMPLYRYVGGVNATTLPVPMMNILNGGSHADNSIDFQEFMIMPVGAPSFSEALRWGTEIFHHLKNVLKKQGLSTNVGDEGGFAPNIKSNEDAIKIVIQAIETAGYKPGDDVMIAMDAAASEFYSDGHYHFKKSTGDKLTSSEMVAYWTDWTKKYPIISIEDGMDEDDWTGWKDLTNSIGSTTQLVGDDLFVTNVNRLQRGIDEQIANAILIKVNQIGTLTETIDAINLGRRNGYKSIMSHRSGETEDNTIADLAVALNTGQIKTGSASRSDRMAKYNQLLRIEEELGEVAYFPGKKM; via the coding sequence ATGAGTATCATCACCGAAATCCACGCTCGCCAGATCTTTGATTCGCGCGGCAACCCAACCGTGGAAGTGGACGTGACCACCGAAAGCGGCGCCGTAGGCCGTGCCGCCGTGCCCTCGGGCGCATCTACCGGCAAGCACGAAGCCGTGGAACTGCGCGACGACGACAAGTCGAAGTACATGGGCAAAGGGGTGCTGAAGGCCGTGGAAAACGTGAACAGCAAAATTGCCGAGGAGCTGATTGGTTTCTCAGTGTTCGAGCAGGGTTTGCTCGATAAGATCATGCTGGAGCTCGATGGCACGCCTAACAAAGCCAATCTGGGCGCTAACGCTATTCTGGGTGCTTCGCTGGCTATTGCCCGCGCTGCCGCTGCTGAAGTTGGCATGCCCCTGTACCGCTACGTGGGCGGCGTAAACGCCACCACGCTGCCCGTACCGATGATGAACATCCTGAACGGCGGCTCGCACGCTGACAACAGCATCGACTTCCAGGAGTTCATGATTATGCCCGTGGGCGCTCCTTCGTTCTCGGAGGCGCTGCGCTGGGGCACTGAAATCTTCCATCATCTCAAAAACGTGCTCAAGAAGCAAGGGCTGAGCACGAACGTGGGTGATGAAGGTGGTTTCGCGCCAAACATCAAATCAAACGAAGACGCTATCAAGATTGTAATTCAAGCCATTGAAACGGCTGGTTACAAGCCCGGCGACGACGTAATGATTGCCATGGACGCCGCTGCTTCGGAGTTCTACTCCGATGGTCATTACCACTTCAAGAAGAGCACCGGCGACAAGCTGACTTCTTCGGAAATGGTGGCCTACTGGACCGACTGGACCAAAAAGTACCCCATTATCAGCATTGAAGATGGCATGGACGAGGACGACTGGACCGGTTGGAAAGACCTCACCAACAGCATCGGCTCGACCACGCAGCTGGTAGGCGACGACCTGTTCGTGACCAATGTAAACCGTCTGCAGCGCGGTATTGATGAGCAAATTGCTAACGCCATCCTCATCAAGGTAAACCAAATCGGTACGCTCACCGAGACGATTGATGCCATCAACCTGGGCCGTCGTAACGGCTACAAGAGCATCATGTCGCACCGCTCGGGCGAGACGGAGGACAACACCATTGCCGACTTGGCTGTGGCGCTGAACACCGGCCAGATCAAAACGGGCTCGGCTTCGCGCTCCGACCGGATGGCGAAGTACAACCAGCTGCTCCGCATTGAGGAAGAACTGGGCGAGGTAGCCTACTTCCCCGGCAAGAAAATGTAA
- the rplQ gene encoding 50S ribosomal protein L17, whose amino-acid sequence MRHGKTINHLGRTASHRNAMLSNMASSLIMHKRVTTTVAKAKALRKFVEPLLTKAKSDTTHSRRLVFSVLENKETLKELFGTVSAKIGTRPGGYTRIIKLSATRLGDNAEMCIIELVDFNETLLATKTAGEAKATTTRRSRSKKKADAPAGEAVAPAAVVETAAPEDTATTTVKEGETRDEAKADEEAAS is encoded by the coding sequence ATGCGTCACGGTAAAACCATCAACCACCTCGGCCGGACGGCCTCGCACCGCAACGCCATGCTTTCGAACATGGCTTCTTCGCTGATCATGCACAAGCGCGTGACCACAACGGTTGCTAAAGCTAAAGCTCTGCGCAAGTTCGTTGAGCCCTTGCTGACCAAAGCTAAGAGCGACACTACGCACTCGCGTCGTCTTGTTTTCTCGGTTCTGGAGAACAAAGAGACCCTGAAAGAGCTGTTCGGCACGGTATCCGCTAAAATTGGTACTCGCCCCGGTGGCTATACCCGTATCATCAAGCTGAGCGCTACCCGTCTGGGTGACAACGCTGAGATGTGCATCATCGAGCTGGTTGACTTCAACGAAACGCTATTGGCTACTAAGACTGCTGGTGAGGCCAAGGCTACCACTACCCGTCGTTCGCGCAGCAAGAAGAAGGCTGATGCTCCTGCTGGCGAGGCTGTAGCTCCCGCTGCTGTGGTTGAAACCGCTGCTCCTGAAGACACCGCTACTACTACGGTAAAAGAAGGTGAAACTCGTGATGAGGCTAAAGCTGACGAGGAAGCTGCTTCGTAG
- the infA gene encoding translation initiation factor IF-1, with translation MAKQTSIEQDGVILEALSNAMFRVELENGHQLIAHISGKMRMHYIKILPGDKVKLEMSPYDLSKGRIVYRYK, from the coding sequence ATGGCCAAACAAACTTCCATTGAGCAGGACGGTGTCATCCTGGAAGCCCTTTCCAATGCCATGTTCCGAGTGGAACTGGAAAACGGTCACCAGTTGATTGCCCACATTTCGGGTAAGATGCGGATGCACTACATTAAGATTCTGCCGGGAGATAAGGTTAAACTCGAAATGTCGCCCTACGATTTGTCGAAGGGTCGAATTGTGTACCGTTACAAATAA
- the rpmJ gene encoding 50S ribosomal protein L36 produces the protein MKVKTSVKKRSVDCKLVRRNGKLYVINKKNPRYKQRQG, from the coding sequence ATGAAAGTCAAAACCTCCGTTAAGAAGCGTAGCGTTGACTGTAAGCTGGTTCGCCGCAACGGCAAGCTTTACGTCATCAACAAAAAGAACCCCCGCTACAAACAGCGTCAGGGGTAG
- the rpsD gene encoding 30S ribosomal protein S4: MARYTGPKTKIARRFNEPIFGPSKALTKKAYPPGQHGRGRRKKQSEYAVQLMEKQKVKYMYGVLEKQFENLFHKAATMPGITGDNLLALLEARLDNTVYRLGIAPTRRAARQLVLHKHITVNGEIVNIASYKLRAGDVVAVREKSKSLEAITTSLSARNARAFSWLEWDGKEMVGKFLNAPSRDLIPEKITEQLIVELYSK; encoded by the coding sequence ATGGCACGTTATACTGGTCCTAAAACCAAGATTGCCCGTCGCTTTAATGAGCCGATCTTCGGCCCAAGCAAGGCACTCACCAAGAAAGCATACCCCCCCGGCCAACACGGCCGTGGTCGTCGTAAGAAGCAGAGCGAGTACGCTGTCCAGCTGATGGAGAAGCAGAAAGTGAAGTACATGTACGGCGTACTGGAAAAGCAGTTCGAGAATCTGTTCCACAAAGCAGCAACAATGCCCGGCATCACCGGTGACAACCTGCTGGCTCTGCTGGAAGCTCGTCTGGACAACACGGTATACCGTCTGGGCATCGCTCCGACTCGCCGTGCTGCTCGTCAGCTGGTTCTGCACAAGCACATCACCGTAAATGGTGAAATCGTTAACATTGCTTCGTACAAACTCCGCGCTGGTGACGTTGTTGCCGTTCGTGAGAAGTCGAAGTCGCTGGAGGCCATCACTACGAGCTTGAGCGCCCGCAACGCACGCGCTTTCTCGTGGCTGGAGTGGGACGGCAAAGAAATGGTGGGCAAGTTCCTGAACGCCCCCTCACGTGACCTGATTCCGGAGAAAATCACGGAGCAGCTCATCGTCGAGCTTTACTCGAAGTAA
- a CDS encoding RagB/SusD family nutrient uptake outer membrane protein, giving the protein MRHFLPRPRRLLAAVLLGGLLLGTAACDLDLPNPNAATDAQTLTTREGLFALSVGLRQIYSTAALEPIVLTTGTTSREVKGITTFFNITELEQGGAQLSPSNANTSALFARNYRVILIADQLIAAAPSVFSADAAARSGVLAHAYLFKAASLAGVALGFEQGPLSADAAPTFVPRQQLLQEAIRLLDLAAQELATTPPSAEFNSQVIGPDFNLPNTVQAYRARFNLMAGNYAAALAAANLVNLTVRSAFTYSTQNPNPVYQFTILPGTNFRPRDRFGLPANLVEPGDGRLAFYLTGPVVVDNNNGSTDNIRSLAGFFTSQTSPIPAYLPDEMRLIRAEANLRAATPNIAAALTDINAVRTQTTGDPFGVYPGLPAYSGPLTVDALLLEVYKQRSAELFLSGLRLDDSRRFGRPAPPTSLTERTRNFYPYPQQERVNNPNTPADPAI; this is encoded by the coding sequence ATGCGTCACTTTCTACCTAGGCCGCGCCGCCTGCTGGCCGCCGTACTGCTTGGGGGCCTGCTGCTAGGCACCGCCGCCTGCGACCTGGACCTGCCTAACCCCAACGCCGCCACCGACGCGCAAACCCTCACCACGCGTGAAGGACTGTTTGCCCTCAGTGTAGGCCTCCGCCAAATCTACTCCACAGCTGCCCTGGAGCCCATTGTCCTGACTACTGGCACCACCAGCCGGGAAGTAAAGGGCATCACTACATTTTTCAATATTACCGAGCTGGAGCAAGGCGGCGCGCAGCTGTCCCCAAGTAATGCCAATACCTCCGCCCTGTTCGCCCGCAATTATCGGGTAATACTTATTGCAGATCAGTTGATTGCCGCGGCCCCCTCCGTCTTTTCAGCTGATGCCGCCGCGCGCAGCGGAGTACTGGCCCATGCTTACTTATTTAAAGCGGCATCACTGGCTGGCGTGGCGTTGGGCTTTGAGCAGGGGCCATTAAGCGCCGATGCAGCGCCAACGTTTGTTCCACGCCAGCAGCTTCTCCAGGAAGCTATTCGACTGCTCGATTTGGCGGCTCAGGAGTTGGCTACTACTCCCCCATCAGCTGAGTTTAATTCGCAGGTGATTGGCCCCGATTTTAACCTGCCCAATACGGTACAGGCCTACCGGGCCCGCTTCAACCTGATGGCCGGCAATTATGCGGCGGCTTTGGCCGCTGCCAACCTGGTGAACCTAACGGTACGCTCAGCTTTTACCTACTCCACGCAAAACCCCAACCCGGTCTACCAATTCACTATTCTCCCCGGCACCAACTTCCGGCCCCGCGACCGGTTTGGGCTGCCCGCTAACCTGGTAGAGCCCGGCGACGGACGCTTGGCGTTTTACCTGACGGGCCCCGTGGTGGTAGACAATAACAATGGCAGCACAGACAATATCCGCAGCCTGGCTGGCTTCTTTACCAGCCAGACCAGCCCAATCCCCGCCTATCTGCCCGACGAAATGCGCCTGATCAGGGCTGAAGCGAACTTGCGGGCAGCCACGCCCAACATCGCCGCGGCCCTTACCGATATCAATGCTGTGCGCACCCAAACCACCGGCGACCCATTTGGGGTATACCCTGGCTTGCCTGCCTACTCCGGCCCGCTCACGGTAGATGCTCTGCTGCTGGAAGTGTACAAACAGCGCAGTGCCGAGCTGTTCCTGAGTGGCCTACGCCTGGATGACAGCCGCCGCTTTGGCCGCCCAGCACCACCTACCTCACTTACGGAACGCACGCGCAACTTCTACCCTTATCCGCAGCAGGAACGCGTCAATAACCCCAATACACCCGCTGATCCGGCTATTTGA
- the rpsM gene encoding 30S ribosomal protein S13 has translation MARIAGVDIPDNKRGEIALTYIFGIGRPSAQQILTKAGVDLNKKVKDWTEAEAGEIRGVIAAEFKTEGVLRSEVQLNIKRLMDIGCYRGLRHRKGLPVRGQRTKNNSRTRKGKRKTVAGKKKATK, from the coding sequence ATGGCTCGTATTGCAGGGGTAGATATCCCAGACAACAAGCGCGGTGAAATCGCGCTGACCTACATTTTCGGCATCGGCCGTCCTTCTGCTCAGCAGATCCTCACCAAAGCAGGCGTTGACCTGAACAAGAAGGTGAAAGATTGGACTGAAGCAGAGGCTGGCGAAATCCGCGGCGTGATTGCCGCCGAGTTTAAGACCGAAGGTGTGCTGCGCTCAGAAGTGCAGCTGAACATTAAGCGCCTGATGGACATCGGTTGCTACCGGGGTCTGCGTCACCGCAAAGGTCTGCCAGTTCGTGGTCAGCGCACCAAGAACAACTCGCGTACTCGTAAGGGTAAGCGCAAGACCGTTGCTGGCAAGAAGAAGGCTACTAAATAA
- a CDS encoding DNA-directed RNA polymerase subunit alpha — protein MSILAFQMPEKVVMEKSDDFYGTFEFKPLEKGYGVTIGNALRRILLSSLEGYAITSVRTSSVLHEFMTIEGVIEDMSEIILNLKQVRFKKVSDAIEDKITVRIKGQDTFTAGEINKFTNGFQVLNPDLVICNVDPATELEFEFTIQKGRGYVPAEENKPADQVFGQIAIDAIFTPIKNVKYSIENTRVEQKTDYEKLLIEIHTDGSIHPEDALKGAANILIQHFMLFSDSTMTFETAKAEEEETVDEETLHMRKVLKTPLADMDLSVRAYNCLKAADIKTLGDLVQLDMADMMKFRNFGKKSLTELENLVEEKGLTFGMDLGKYKLDEE, from the coding sequence ATGTCAATCTTAGCTTTTCAAATGCCGGAGAAGGTCGTGATGGAGAAATCTGACGACTTCTACGGAACGTTTGAATTTAAACCGCTGGAGAAAGGCTACGGCGTCACGATCGGCAACGCTTTGCGCCGCATCCTGCTGTCGTCGCTGGAGGGCTACGCCATTACGTCGGTCCGCACCAGCAGCGTACTGCACGAGTTCATGACCATCGAAGGTGTGATTGAGGATATGTCCGAAATCATCCTGAACCTGAAGCAGGTCCGCTTTAAGAAGGTCAGCGACGCCATTGAGGACAAAATCACGGTCCGCATTAAGGGCCAGGACACGTTCACGGCGGGCGAAATCAACAAGTTCACCAATGGTTTTCAGGTGCTGAACCCGGATCTGGTGATCTGCAACGTGGACCCAGCTACTGAGCTGGAGTTCGAGTTCACGATTCAGAAAGGCCGTGGCTACGTTCCCGCTGAGGAGAACAAGCCAGCTGACCAAGTATTTGGTCAGATTGCTATCGACGCCATCTTCACGCCTATCAAGAACGTGAAGTACAGCATCGAGAACACTCGCGTGGAGCAGAAGACTGACTATGAGAAGCTCCTGATTGAGATTCACACGGACGGCTCTATCCACCCAGAGGATGCGCTTAAAGGTGCTGCCAATATTCTCATTCAGCACTTCATGCTGTTCTCTGACAGCACCATGACCTTCGAAACGGCTAAGGCTGAAGAAGAGGAGACTGTGGACGAAGAAACGCTGCACATGCGCAAAGTTCTGAAGACGCCGCTGGCGGATATGGATCTGAGCGTACGTGCTTACAACTGCCTCAAAGCTGCCGATATCAAAACCCTCGGTGACCTGGTGCAGCTGGACATGGCTGACATGATGAAGTTCCGCAACTTCGGTAAGAAGTCGCTGACCGAGCTGGAAAACCTCGTAGAGGAGAAAGGCCTGACCTTCGGGATGGACCTAGGCAAGTACAAGCTCGACGAAGAATAG
- a CDS encoding FtsB family cell division protein, translating into MSFSDAFSRVPRFLRSFYFLTGLGFLVWMFVFDANDFVKQYDMYAKWQELRTDKDYYLREIDKVKKDRAELLSSPELLEKFAREKYIMKRPGEDVFVLVSPEKEEE; encoded by the coding sequence ATGAGTTTCTCCGATGCATTCAGCCGAGTGCCGCGCTTCCTGCGCAGCTTTTACTTCCTGACTGGCCTAGGCTTTCTGGTGTGGATGTTCGTGTTCGATGCCAACGACTTTGTGAAGCAGTACGACATGTACGCTAAGTGGCAGGAGCTGCGCACCGACAAGGACTATTACCTGCGCGAGATTGATAAGGTGAAGAAAGACCGCGCCGAACTGCTGAGCAGTCCTGAGCTGCTGGAGAAGTTTGCCCGTGAGAAGTACATCATGAAACGCCCCGGCGAGGACGTATTCGTGCTGGTGTCGCCGGAAAAAGAGGAGGAGTAA